Proteins from a single region of Rhodospirillales bacterium:
- the rplX gene encoding 50S ribosomal protein L24: MASAKLKIKKGDSVIVLTGKDKGAKGEVLKVMPTERRVIVQGVNVVKKHAKPTQFSAGGIQSKELSIHVSNVALADPKSGKATRVGYKTLKDGKKVRVAKKSGETVE, from the coding sequence ATGGCAAGTGCGAAACTCAAAATCAAAAAAGGCGATTCTGTCATTGTCCTCACCGGCAAAGACAAAGGCGCCAAAGGTGAAGTTCTGAAGGTCATGCCGACAGAGCGCCGCGTGATTGTTCAGGGCGTCAATGTTGTCAAAAAACATGCAAAGCCCACGCAGTTTTCTGCTGGCGGCATTCAGTCGAAAGAACTGTCTATTCACGTATCAAACGTGGCCCTTGCCGATCCAAAATCCGGTAAAGCCACCCGCGTTGGTTACAAAACATTGAAAGATGGCAAAAAAGTCCGCGTCGCGAAAAAATCCGGCGAGACTGTGGAGTAG
- a CDS encoding 50S ribosomal protein L23 has protein sequence MAKAKKQEATVKNYNTVIAPHITEKATMGSEHGQVTFKVAKDATKPEIKEAVEALFDVKVKAVNTLIQKGKTKRFKGIMGKRSDFKKAIVTLEDGQTIDTGTGV, from the coding sequence ATGGCAAAAGCAAAAAAACAAGAAGCGACCGTCAAGAACTACAACACCGTTATCGCGCCGCATATCACGGAAAAAGCGACAATGGGTTCCGAGCACGGTCAGGTGACATTTAAAGTCGCCAAAGACGCAACCAAGCCTGAAATCAAAGAAGCGGTCGAAGCCCTCTTCGATGTCAAGGTCAAGGCTGTCAATACGCTCATTCAAAAGGGTAAGACCAAACGCTTTAAAGGCATCATGGGCAAGCGCTCCGATTTCAAAAAAGCGATTGTAACCTTGGAAGATGGCCAGACAATTGATACAGGCACCGGAGTTTAA
- the rpsQ gene encoding 30S ribosomal protein S17, producing MPKRILEGEVVSDKMDKTITVLVERRFMHPLYKKYIKKTDKYAAHDESNAVKVGDRVQIIECAPISKRKTWTLFTGDAAAAPKKEEKKPASKKADPKKEETKKAEKKPAAKKPAAKKTTAKKKGPKEGDK from the coding sequence ATGCCAAAACGTATTCTGGAAGGTGAAGTAGTAAGCGACAAAATGGACAAGACCATTACGGTTTTGGTCGAACGCCGTTTCATGCACCCGCTCTACAAAAAATACATTAAAAAAACCGACAAATATGCCGCGCATGATGAAAGCAACGCTGTAAAAGTTGGCGATCGTGTTCAGATCATCGAATGTGCCCCGATTTCCAAGCGCAAGACCTGGACACTTTTCACCGGCGATGCCGCTGCTGCGCCGAAGAAAGAAGAAAAGAAGCCTGCTTCTAAAAAAGCCGATCCTAAGAAGGAAGAGACTAAAAAAGCAGAAAAGAAGCCCGCCGCTAAGAAGCCAGCTGCTAAAAAGACAACCGCAAAGAAGAAGGGCCCAAAAGAGGGAGATAAGTAG
- the rpmC gene encoding 50S ribosomal protein L29 produces the protein MKAEDLKTKTPDELKKLLLENKKAQFNQRFQKANGAFENTSEIRKTRRTIARIKTFMNAKPEEKAAAQKASAKKKAKASKEKAA, from the coding sequence ATGAAAGCTGAAGACCTGAAAACAAAAACGCCAGATGAGCTGAAAAAGCTCTTGCTGGAAAATAAGAAAGCGCAGTTCAACCAGCGCTTTCAAAAAGCCAACGGCGCTTTTGAAAACACATCCGAGATCCGTAAGACCCGCCGCACAATTGCGCGGATCAAAACATTTATGAACGCAAAGCCCGAAGAAAAGGCCGCCGCCCAAAAGGCATCCGCCAAAAAGAAGGCAAAAGCGTCTAAAGAAAAAGCCGCATAA
- the tuf gene encoding elongation factor Tu, whose product MSKEKFERNKPHANIGTIGHVDHGKTTLTAAIAKKYGNGESVDKIDKAPEEKARGITISTAHVEYETDKRHYAHVDCPGHADYVKNMITGAAQMDGAILVVNAADGPMPQTREHILLARQVGVPALVVYLNKVDQVDDEELLELVEMEVRELLSSYEFPGDEIPIIKGSALAAVEGRDPEIGENSIVELLKAVDEYIPTPAREIDKDFLMPVEDVFSISGRGTVVTGRIEQGVINVNDEIEIVGIRDTQKTVCTGVEMFRKLLDRGEAGDNVGVLLRGTKREEVERGQVLCKPGSITPHKKFMAEAYILSKDEGGRHTPFFTKYRPQFYFRTTDVTGEVTLPSGTEMVMPGDNINGMEVELIAPVAMSEGLRFAIREGGRTVGAGVVSKIVE is encoded by the coding sequence ATGAGCAAGGAAAAATTTGAAAGAAACAAGCCGCATGCGAATATTGGTACGATTGGTCACGTTGACCATGGTAAGACGACGCTGACGGCGGCGATTGCGAAGAAGTATGGCAATGGTGAGAGCGTTGACAAGATCGACAAGGCGCCTGAGGAAAAAGCGCGCGGGATCACGATTTCGACGGCTCATGTTGAGTACGAGACGGACAAGCGCCACTATGCGCATGTGGACTGCCCGGGCCACGCGGACTATGTGAAGAACATGATCACGGGTGCGGCGCAGATGGACGGTGCGATTTTGGTTGTGAACGCGGCTGACGGTCCGATGCCGCAGACCCGTGAGCACATCTTGCTGGCGCGTCAGGTGGGCGTTCCTGCTCTGGTGGTGTACCTGAACAAGGTCGACCAGGTTGACGATGAAGAATTGCTGGAGCTGGTTGAGATGGAAGTGCGTGAATTGCTCTCTTCCTATGAATTCCCCGGCGATGAAATTCCGATTATCAAAGGCTCGGCTTTGGCTGCTGTGGAAGGGCGCGATCCTGAGATTGGTGAGAATTCGATTGTTGAGCTGCTCAAGGCTGTCGATGAATATATTCCGACACCTGCGCGTGAAATTGACAAAGACTTCCTGATGCCTGTTGAAGACGTATTCTCGATTTCCGGCCGTGGAACGGTTGTTACGGGTCGTATTGAGCAAGGCGTGATCAATGTGAACGACGAGATTGAAATCGTTGGTATCCGCGACACGCAAAAGACTGTCTGCACGGGCGTTGAAATGTTCCGCAAGCTGCTTGATCGCGGCGAAGCCGGTGACAATGTTGGTGTCTTGCTGCGCGGGACCAAGCGTGAGGAAGTTGAGCGCGGTCAGGTTTTGTGTAAGCCCGGCTCGATCACGCCGCACAAGAAATTCATGGCCGAAGCCTACATTCTGTCGAAGGATGAAGGCGGTCGTCACACACCATTCTTTACGAAGTATCGCCCGCAGTTCTACTTCAGAACGACGGACGTGACCGGTGAAGTGACGTTGCCAAGCGGCACCGAGATGGTGATGCCCGGCGATAACATCAACGGTATGGAAGTCGAGCTGATCGCGCCTGTCGCGATGAGCGAAGGTCTGCGCTTTGCAATCCGCGAAGGCGGCCGCACCGTCGGTGCCGGCGTCGTCTCCAAAATCGTCGAGTAA
- the rplF gene encoding 50S ribosomal protein L6 has translation MSRIGKQPITLPEGVELSVNGQDVKAKGKLGQLELRVHDEVSIKIEDVANDDGKTDKVVTLAPKSNSRFARQIWPTMRTLVNNIVVGVSEGYTKKLEIKGVGYRGNLQGKTLVLSLGFSHEVRYDIPEYVTVKMEDAAGKGSQTDIQISGIDKQQVGQVAAKIRGFKPPEPYKGKGIRYADEYVIRKEGKKK, from the coding sequence ATGTCACGTATTGGAAAACAACCGATTACACTGCCTGAAGGCGTTGAACTCAGCGTCAACGGTCAGGATGTGAAAGCCAAGGGTAAACTTGGCCAGCTGGAACTGCGTGTACACGACGAAGTGTCCATCAAGATCGAAGATGTCGCCAATGATGATGGTAAGACTGACAAAGTTGTGACCTTGGCACCCAAGTCAAACAGCCGTTTTGCACGGCAGATTTGGCCGACCATGCGCACACTGGTCAACAATATCGTTGTCGGAGTCAGTGAAGGCTACACCAAAAAGCTGGAAATCAAAGGCGTTGGTTACCGTGGAAATCTGCAAGGCAAGACTCTGGTTCTGTCTTTGGGGTTCTCACACGAAGTGCGTTATGATATTCCTGAATATGTGACCGTAAAAATGGAAGACGCAGCTGGCAAAGGCAGCCAGACCGACATTCAAATTAGCGGGATCGATAAACAACAGGTCGGTCAGGTTGCAGCCAAAATCCGTGGTTTTAAACCTCCTGAGCCATACAAAGGCAAAGGAATTCGCTATGCGGATGAATATGTCATCCGCAAAGAAGGTAAAAAGAAATAA
- the rplV gene encoding 50S ribosomal protein L22, with amino-acid sequence MGQDKNARRVKDNEAMAYGKYFQTSPQKLNLIAQTIRGKNAGRALIDLEFSNRRMAGDVRKLLQSAIANAENNHGLDVDRLVVAEASVGKTLKMKRFRARARGRAARIEKKFSNMMIVVRETEEA; translated from the coding sequence ATGGGACAGGATAAAAACGCACGCCGCGTTAAAGATAATGAAGCGATGGCTTACGGGAAGTATTTTCAGACTTCGCCGCAAAAGCTCAACCTGATTGCACAAACCATCCGTGGCAAGAATGCCGGTCGCGCTTTGATCGATCTGGAATTTTCCAATCGCCGCATGGCTGGCGACGTGCGCAAGCTGTTGCAATCGGCAATCGCCAATGCGGAAAACAACCACGGTCTGGATGTTGATCGTCTGGTCGTAGCCGAAGCCAGCGTCGGTAAAACACTGAAAATGAAGCGTTTCCGCGCCCGCGCCCGTGGCCGCGCCGCACGCATTGAGAAAAAATTCTCAAACATGATGATTGTCGTGCGCGAAACAGAAGAGGCATAG
- the rplE gene encoding 50S ribosomal protein L5, translating to MAKAAYKPRLQEFYETEVVPAMQKKFEYKNKHEIPQLVKVVMNMGVGEATQDRKHIENAANDMSLIAGQKPVITKAKQSNASFKIRDGQAIGCKVTLRRQKMFEFLDRFVTIALPRVRDFRGISDKSFDGRGNYAVGIKEHIIFPEIDYDKVDKIRGMDIVICTTAKTDEEARELLRLFKLPFKK from the coding sequence ATGGCAAAAGCAGCATATAAACCTCGTTTGCAAGAATTTTATGAGACCGAAGTGGTCCCTGCGATGCAGAAAAAATTCGAGTACAAAAACAAACACGAAATTCCTCAGCTTGTAAAAGTTGTCATGAATATGGGTGTCGGTGAAGCGACCCAGGACCGCAAGCACATCGAAAATGCGGCTAATGACATGAGCCTGATCGCCGGTCAAAAGCCTGTAATCACGAAAGCCAAGCAATCCAATGCATCTTTCAAAATTCGCGACGGTCAGGCAATCGGCTGTAAAGTCACTTTGCGCCGTCAGAAGATGTTTGAATTCCTTGACCGTTTTGTCACCATCGCGTTGCCACGCGTCCGTGACTTCCGCGGGATCAGCGATAAAAGCTTTGACGGACGTGGCAACTACGCCGTTGGAATTAAAGAACACATCATCTTTCCCGAGATCGACTACGACAAGGTCGATAAAATCCGCGGGATGGATATTGTAATTTGTACGACAGCCAAAACAGACGAAGAAGCTCGCGAGTTGCTGCGTTTGTTTAAACTCCCATTCAAGAAATAA
- the rplR gene encoding 50S ribosomal protein L18: MSKALTSAQRRTYRTRNKIRRVNIDRVGVRETRPRLSIFRSGKQIYAQVIDDIKGVTLAAASTLELEMKEKLKKGGANTQAAAEVGKLVARRAKKAGVEKVVFDRGRFLYHGRVKALADGAREGGLLF; this comes from the coding sequence ATGTCAAAAGCATTAACATCAGCTCAGCGCAGAACGTATCGCACACGCAACAAAATTCGCCGTGTGAATATCGACCGTGTTGGTGTGCGGGAAACGCGCCCTCGCCTGTCCATATTTCGTTCAGGAAAGCAGATCTACGCTCAAGTGATTGACGACATCAAAGGTGTAACATTGGCTGCGGCCTCTACGCTTGAACTGGAAATGAAAGAAAAGCTCAAAAAAGGCGGCGCAAATACGCAGGCTGCTGCTGAAGTTGGTAAATTGGTTGCCCGGCGCGCGAAAAAAGCCGGTGTTGAAAAGGTGGTCTTCGACCGCGGACGTTTTCTCTATCATGGCCGCGTGAAGGCCTTGGCTGATGGCGCCCGTGAAGGTGGACTGTTATTTTAG
- the rpsC gene encoding 30S ribosomal protein S3: MGQKVNPIGLRVGINRTWDSRWYANRDYAEKLVEDLKLREYILEHLKAAGISKVIVERAAKNTKVTVHTARPGVIIGKKGADIEKLRSQLAARAGGDVSLNIVEVRKPELDAQLAAEGVAQQLERRVSFRRAMKRAVQSAMRLGAGGIRINVSGRLGGADIARTEWYREGRVPLHTLRADLDYGTAEALTTYGIIGVKIWLYKGDIMEHDPMGRDKRLEAQGGAPRN; the protein is encoded by the coding sequence ATGGGACAGAAAGTTAATCCAATTGGACTGCGCGTAGGGATAAACCGCACATGGGACAGCCGCTGGTATGCGAACCGCGACTATGCCGAAAAGCTGGTTGAGGATCTTAAACTCCGCGAATACATCCTTGAGCATCTCAAGGCCGCCGGGATCTCGAAAGTGATTGTCGAGCGCGCGGCAAAAAACACCAAAGTAACCGTTCACACGGCGCGCCCCGGCGTGATTATCGGCAAAAAAGGTGCGGACATTGAAAAACTGCGCAGCCAACTCGCTGCTCGCGCAGGCGGCGACGTGTCCTTGAACATCGTTGAAGTACGCAAGCCCGAGCTCGATGCACAACTGGCCGCCGAAGGCGTTGCCCAGCAGCTTGAGCGCCGCGTATCCTTCCGCCGCGCCATGAAGCGCGCTGTCCAAAGCGCCATGCGTTTGGGCGCAGGCGGTATCCGCATTAACGTATCCGGTCGCCTCGGCGGCGCTGACATTGCCCGGACCGAATGGTATCGCGAAGGCCGTGTGCCGCTGCACACACTGCGCGCTGATCTGGATTATGGAACAGCCGAGGCGCTGACAACCTATGGAATTATCGGCGTAAAAATCTGGCTCTATAAAGGCGATATCATGGAACACGATCCAATGGGCCGCGACAAGCGTCTTGAAGCTCAGGGCGGTGCGCCGAGAAACTAA
- the rplD gene encoding 50S ribosomal protein L4, translating into MKIAVKTLDGKASGEITLDKDIFGAEVRQDILHQMVNYQLAARRSGNHKAKTRCEVSGTGKKPWSQKGTGRARAGDLKRNIDRGGAVVHGPVVRSHAIQLPKKIRQLAMKSALSSKAAQGKLIILDEAKAKDHKTKPMAAALKKLELDNALIVGGKEVDVNFARATANLPRIDVLPSAGANVYDILRRDVLVLTKDAVKDITEKLKG; encoded by the coding sequence ATGAAAATCGCAGTCAAAACATTGGATGGTAAAGCTTCAGGCGAAATTACGCTTGATAAAGACATCTTTGGCGCCGAAGTCCGTCAGGACATTTTGCACCAGATGGTGAATTACCAACTGGCGGCGCGCCGCTCTGGCAATCACAAAGCCAAAACACGTTGTGAAGTGTCCGGCACCGGTAAAAAACCCTGGAGCCAAAAAGGCACAGGCCGTGCCCGCGCAGGCGACCTGAAGCGCAATATCGACCGTGGCGGCGCTGTTGTCCATGGTCCGGTTGTTCGCTCACACGCGATCCAATTGCCGAAGAAAATTCGTCAATTGGCAATGAAATCAGCACTTTCAAGCAAGGCTGCCCAAGGCAAGCTGATCATCCTGGATGAAGCCAAAGCCAAGGATCACAAAACCAAGCCGATGGCTGCAGCACTGAAAAAGCTCGAACTGGACAACGCCTTGATCGTTGGCGGCAAGGAAGTGGACGTCAATTTCGCCCGCGCCACCGCCAACCTGCCGCGCATAGATGTATTGCCAAGCGCTGGTGCAAATGTTTACGACATCCTGCGCCGCGATGTTCTGGTGCTGACAAAAGATGCCGTCAAGGACATCACAGAGAAATTGAAAGGTTAA
- the rpsS gene encoding 30S ribosomal protein S19, whose product MARSVWKGPFVEKSILKKVEEARNAGKNTVIKTWSRRSTILPNFVGLTFGVHNGKKFIPVVISDQMIGHKLGEFAPTRTYHGHGADKKAKKG is encoded by the coding sequence ATGGCACGCAGTGTATGGAAAGGCCCGTTTGTTGAAAAAAGCATCCTCAAAAAAGTCGAGGAAGCTCGCAATGCCGGCAAAAACACGGTGATCAAAACTTGGTCACGCCGCAGCACAATTTTGCCGAACTTTGTCGGCCTGACATTCGGCGTTCACAACGGCAAAAAGTTCATTCCGGTTGTGATCAGCGACCAGATGATCGGTCATAAATTGGGTGAATTCGCACCGACCCGTACATATCACGGTCACGGCGCAGACAAGAAAGCCAAGAAAGGTTAA
- the rpsH gene encoding 30S ribosomal protein S8: MSMSDPLGDMLARIRNGQMASKSVIECPHSKLRENVCKVLADEGFIRAFKKEERENNKAVLVIELKYAEGRGVIRQITRVSKPGRRIYKGAKDMPRYYNGLGVLIVSTPKGLMTDHGARAANVGGEVLCQVF, encoded by the coding sequence ATGTCCATGAGCGATCCTCTCGGTGATATGCTGGCCCGCATCCGTAACGGGCAAATGGCAAGCAAATCCGTAATTGAATGCCCGCATTCAAAACTGCGCGAAAATGTTTGTAAGGTACTGGCGGATGAAGGCTTTATTCGTGCGTTCAAGAAAGAAGAGCGTGAGAACAACAAGGCCGTTTTGGTCATTGAACTGAAATATGCAGAAGGGCGCGGCGTCATTCGCCAGATCACTCGCGTGTCTAAGCCTGGCCGCCGTATTTACAAAGGTGCAAAAGATATGCCGCGTTACTACAACGGTCTGGGTGTTTTGATTGTTTCAACCCCCAAAGGGCTTATGACAGACCACGGTGCCCGCGCAGCCAATGTCGGCGGCGAAGTGCTCTGTCAGGTATTTTAG
- the rplC gene encoding 50S ribosomal protein L3, producing MSVERQRTGLIARKEGMTRIFDEDGRHVPVTVLKLDECQVVGVRTEEKDGYSAVALGAGKAKIKRTSKANRGVFAKAKIEPKKKVVEFRVANENLLEIGAQLSVNHFVSGQFVDVTATSKGKGFAGGMKRHNFGGLRASHGVSVSHRAHGSTGQCQEPGRVFKGKKMAGHLGDERVTTQNLQIVAVDEEDGLILVKGAVPGAKQGWVLINDAVKKPAHKDAPFPAGLKETAKPQAAKEEAPAEETKTEETSEKKED from the coding sequence ATGAGTGTTGAAAGACAAAGAACAGGACTGATTGCACGTAAGGAAGGCATGACTCGCATTTTTGACGAGGATGGCCGTCATGTGCCTGTAACAGTATTAAAGCTCGATGAGTGTCAGGTTGTAGGCGTGCGCACCGAAGAAAAAGACGGCTATAGCGCTGTCGCGCTCGGTGCGGGTAAAGCCAAGATCAAGCGGACATCCAAGGCCAATCGTGGTGTGTTTGCCAAGGCAAAAATCGAGCCAAAGAAAAAAGTCGTGGAATTCCGCGTTGCCAATGAGAACCTCCTCGAAATCGGCGCGCAGCTCAGCGTGAACCACTTTGTCTCCGGTCAGTTTGTTGATGTCACGGCAACGTCCAAGGGTAAAGGCTTCGCCGGCGGGATGAAGCGCCACAACTTCGGCGGTCTGCGGGCTTCGCACGGCGTGTCGGTTTCCCACCGTGCGCACGGCTCAACCGGCCAGTGTCAGGAACCGGGCCGGGTCTTTAAAGGCAAGAAAATGGCCGGTCACCTTGGCGATGAACGCGTGACAACACAAAATCTGCAAATCGTTGCTGTTGATGAAGAAGACGGTTTGATTTTGGTTAAGGGCGCAGTCCCCGGCGCAAAACAGGGATGGGTTCTGATCAATGATGCGGTTAAGAAGCCTGCGCATAAAGACGCACCGTTTCCCGCCGGTTTGAAAGAAACTGCCAAGCCTCAAGCTGCTAAAGAAGAAGCTCCGGCTGAAGAAACAAAAACTGAAGAAACTTCAGAAAAGAAGGAAGACTAA
- the rplB gene encoding 50S ribosomal protein L2, with protein sequence MALKKYNPTSPGQRQLVQIDRKDLYKGKPEKTLTEGLTKTGGRNNAGRITSRHIGGGHKRRYRMIDWKRDKWDIEGTVERLEYDPNRTAFIALITYADGEKRYIVAPQRLNVGDKIIAGEKVDVKPGNAMPLRRMPVGTIIHNIEMKPGKGAQMIRSAGTFAQLVGRDQGYAQVKLSSGELRVVRGDCIAVVGAVSNPDHMNTNDGKAGRQRWKGKRPHVRGVVMNPVDHPHGGGEGRTSGGRHPVTPWGVPTKGYKTRKNKATDKYIIRRRKK encoded by the coding sequence ATGGCATTAAAGAAGTATAACCCCACATCGCCAGGTCAGCGCCAGTTGGTGCAAATTGACCGCAAGGATCTGTATAAGGGCAAGCCGGAAAAGACCCTCACCGAAGGTTTGACCAAGACCGGCGGGCGCAACAATGCAGGCCGCATTACCTCCCGCCACATCGGCGGAGGCCACAAGCGCCGCTACCGCATGATCGACTGGAAGCGCGACAAATGGGACATCGAAGGTACAGTCGAGCGCCTCGAATATGACCCGAACCGCACAGCCTTTATCGCTCTGATCACATATGCAGATGGGGAAAAACGCTACATCGTTGCTCCACAGCGTCTCAATGTCGGTGATAAAATCATCGCCGGTGAAAAAGTGGATGTAAAACCCGGCAATGCGATGCCCTTGCGCCGCATGCCTGTGGGAACCATCATTCACAACATCGAAATGAAGCCCGGCAAAGGTGCACAGATGATCCGCTCTGCCGGAACATTCGCCCAGCTCGTCGGGCGTGATCAGGGCTATGCGCAGGTAAAACTTTCCTCCGGCGAACTGCGCGTGGTTCGTGGCGACTGTATCGCCGTTGTTGGCGCTGTATCCAACCCCGATCATATGAACACCAACGACGGTAAAGCCGGTCGTCAGCGCTGGAAAGGCAAACGCCCGCATGTTCGCGGCGTTGTGATGAACCCGGTTGATCACCCGCATGGTGGTGGTGAAGGCCGCACATCCGGTGGTCGTCACCCTGTGACGCCGTGGGGCGTACCGACCAAAGGGTATAAAACACGCAAGAACAAAGCGACGGATAAATACATTATCCGCCGACGTAAGAAATAA
- the rplP gene encoding 50S ribosomal protein L16 has protein sequence MLSPKKFKHRKQHKGRIHGDAKGGYSLAFGAYGLKALSPDRITARQIEAARRAITRHMKRQGKVWIRIFPDVPVTAKPLEVRQGKGKGSPEYWAARVKPGRIMFELDGVTQDVAREALALAAMKLPVKTKFITRVGVNQEAA, from the coding sequence ATGCTCTCACCTAAAAAGTTTAAACACCGCAAGCAGCACAAAGGCCGCATTCATGGAGATGCTAAAGGTGGATATTCATTGGCATTCGGCGCCTACGGTTTGAAGGCCCTGTCACCCGATCGCATAACGGCCCGCCAGATCGAAGCAGCGCGCCGTGCAATTACCCGTCATATGAAACGTCAGGGAAAAGTATGGATTCGTATCTTCCCCGATGTGCCCGTAACAGCAAAACCTCTCGAGGTTCGTCAGGGTAAAGGTAAAGGCTCTCCTGAATACTGGGCTGCGCGTGTTAAGCCTGGGCGCATTATGTTTGAACTTGACGGTGTGACGCAAGATGTTGCGCGTGAGGCTCTGGCTTTGGCCGCAATGAAGCTGCCTGTGAAAACAAAATTCATCACCCGCGTGGGTGTAAACCAGGAGGCCGCATAA
- the rpsJ gene encoding 30S ribosomal protein S10, whose amino-acid sequence MDAQSIRITLKAFDHRILDTASSEILNTAKRTGASVRGPVPLPNRITKFSVIRSPHVNKNSQEQFEMRTHKRLLDVIDPTPQTIDALMKLDLPAGVDVEIKIGQMQAA is encoded by the coding sequence ATGGACGCGCAAAGCATTCGGATCACATTAAAGGCATTTGATCATCGCATTCTGGATACCGCCAGCAGCGAGATCCTGAACACCGCAAAGCGCACCGGCGCTTCTGTACGTGGTCCGGTGCCTTTGCCCAACCGTATTACAAAGTTTTCTGTCATTCGCTCTCCGCACGTGAACAAAAACTCGCAAGAGCAGTTCGAAATGCGGACTCACAAAAGACTTTTAGATGTAATTGACCCCACTCCGCAGACAATCGACGCTTTGATGAAGCTTGATTTGCCCGCAGGCGTGGACGTTGAAATCAAGATTGGCCAGATGCAAGCCGCTTAA
- the rplN gene encoding 50S ribosomal protein L14 — MIQMQSRMEVADNSGARQVQCIKVLGGSKRRTASVGDIVIVSVKEAIPRGRVQKGNVQRAVIVRTKKGLNRAYGETISFDTNACVLINNNNEPVGTRIFGPVTRELRAKGFMKIISLAGEVL, encoded by the coding sequence ATGATTCAGATGCAATCCAGAATGGAAGTAGCCGATAACTCTGGTGCCCGCCAGGTGCAGTGCATTAAAGTCCTCGGTGGTTCCAAGCGCCGCACGGCAAGTGTTGGCGACATTGTGATCGTTTCCGTTAAGGAAGCCATTCCTCGTGGACGTGTGCAAAAAGGTAATGTGCAGCGCGCTGTCATTGTGCGTACCAAAAAAGGTCTTAACCGCGCCTATGGCGAAACAATCAGTTTCGACACCAATGCCTGCGTGCTCATCAATAATAACAATGAGCCGGTCGGTACACGGATTTTTGGCCCCGTAACGCGTGAACTGCGCGCCAAGGGCTTCATGAAAATTATCTCTCTGGCTGGCGAGGTGCTTTAA
- the rpsN gene encoding 30S ribosomal protein S14, with amino-acid sequence MAKVCMIERDKKRSRLVKKYAGQRAKLKAIIKDQNAPADERFQATLALAELPRNSAKIRQRNRCALTGRPRGYYRKLNLSRIALRDLASRGELPGITKSSW; translated from the coding sequence ATGGCAAAAGTTTGCATGATAGAGCGCGATAAAAAGCGTAGCCGTTTGGTCAAGAAATACGCAGGCCAACGCGCCAAGCTTAAGGCAATCATCAAAGATCAGAATGCTCCTGCAGATGAACGTTTTCAGGCAACTCTGGCTTTGGCGGAATTGCCGCGCAACTCTGCGAAGATCCGTCAGCGTAACCGCTGTGCCCTGACTGGTCGTCCGCGTGGTTACTACCGCAAGTTAAATCTTTCCCGTATTGCATTACGGGACCTGGCCTCTCGTGGTGAGCTGCCAGGCATAACGAAATCCAGTTGGTAA